TCCCGCTCCCCCTTCAAGACCTTCAGCCGAGCTTTGAAAGCGGTCTGCTCGTCCACTAAGTCAGGGTCTGCAAGCAGTGCCTGAACATGCTCAATCTGACGGAACTTCTCTCCCAGGGCTGCGTAGATTGCGGTGATTCTTTCCCGGTCGTACCCGCCACCGGATACGGTCACGCGCTCTTCTGCAATGGCTTTCAGGGCTTCGTTGGTCACCCATTCGTCTGCCTCTGTGACGCGCACCGTAGCGTGCCCGCTGGTGTTGCCGGGGGTGTTCGATTTGCGGCACCGGTAGACGTGGTAGCTGTACTTGTAGACCTTCCCCTTGACCGTGCTCTTGGCACCGACAGAGCCCGCGCTCAGCGGGTTCCCGCAGGGGCAGAGCATGACACCGGAGAGAAGGTTGGTGGCTTTCTGTCCGGGCTTCTGCTTCCGGGCAGGGTTCGCTAGGAATGCCTCCATTGCGTCGAGCCGTTCACGGCTGACGATTGCGGGGAGTCCATCGGAGGCAAGCTCTTCACCTTTGTGCGTGAGGATGCCAGCCATGCGGGGGTTGGTGAGGATGCGCTTGATTGCTTCTGTGGTGAACATGCCGTCATGTTCGACTCGTTCCCGGCCACCGGTCCCCCGCTTCTTGCTGGAGCGGCCTGCGTCCGTCGTTTTGTGCCCGCGTGCGTTCCAGTCCCGAGCAACCTTGTAGAGCGTCCAGGGGGCCTGCTGACGGTCTTCCGGTGACAGGGTGTCGGGTGCGTCGAGCATGCGGCTGTAGGCGGTTCTGATTAGCTCAGCTTCGTCTGTGCGGAGCGTGAGCCTGTCGGTCTCGAAGCCAAAGACGCGGTTGCCTACGAGCGGCAGACCCAGGTTGAGTCGGTCGTTGACGCTGCGTCGAGCGCGCTCAGCCTTCAGACCGGACTCCAGCTCTGCAAGGGCTGCGAACAGAGCTGCGTTGAATGCGCCGGTTGCAGTGGTCGGGTCGATTTCTCCGGTGGCCAGGGTGTGCCAGCGGACCTTGGCTTGGATGCTTGCGCGGCGGATTGCGAAGCTTTCCACGTCGTTGCGTGCGAGTCGGTCCACAGCTACTGCAAGCACAAGGTCTGTGCGTCCGTCTTCGATGGTCAGCAGCAGGTCACGAAAGCCGGGGCGTTGTTTTCCGGAGTAGCCAGATATGTCGTTGTCTGAGTGCTCAGCAACGATTTCAGCGCCAAGCTTGGCAGCGAGAGCCCGCAGGTTCTCTAGCTGATTCTCGACAGACGGAATGTTTGCGTCCTCTTGGGAGATACGCGCGTACAGGGCAGCACGAGGTGTTTTCATTGCCCCTTTTTAGTCTCGACATCGCCCGAGAGCGCCGCGATGAACGCCTCTTGCGGCACCTCGACGCGGCCCACCATCTTCATGCGCTTCTTGCCCTCTTTCTGCTTCTCGAGCAGCTTGCGCTTGCGGGTGATGTCACCGCCATAGCACTTGGCCAGAACGTCTTTGCGCATCGCGCTGATCGACTCGCGCGCGATGATGCGGGCCCCGATGGCGGCCTGAATCGGCACCTCGAACTGCTGGCGCGGGATGAGCTTCTTGAGGCGCTCCGTC
The sequence above is a segment of the Microcella humidisoli genome. Coding sequences within it:
- a CDS encoding recombinase family protein, which translates into the protein MKTPRAALYARISQEDANIPSVENQLENLRALAAKLGAEIVAEHSDNDISGYSGKQRPGFRDLLLTIEDGRTDLVLAVAVDRLARNDVESFAIRRASIQAKVRWHTLATGEIDPTTATGAFNAALFAALAELESGLKAERARRSVNDRLNLGLPLVGNRVFGFETDRLTLRTDEAELIRTAYSRMLDAPDTLSPEDRQQAPWTLYKVARDWNARGHKTTDAGRSSKKRGTGGRERVEHDGMFTTEAIKRILTNPRMAGILTHKGEELASDGLPAIVSRERLDAMEAFLANPARKQKPGQKATNLLSGVMLCPCGNPLSAGSVGAKSTVKGKVYKYSYHVYRCRKSNTPGNTSGHATVRVTEADEWVTNEALKAIAEERVTVSGGGYDRERITAIYAALGEKFRQIEHVQALLADPDLVDEQTAFKARLKVLKGEREALEIERDRLTALSAEGGALSEFLAYMQGLPNYDDIEASIAEGSTAEQRAAFWKPAIGWAKGYEAWEGTPVEKRREILRGSFIVKLSTGRGAIDTRISVEAR